In a genomic window of Jaculus jaculus isolate mJacJac1 chromosome 8, mJacJac1.mat.Y.cur, whole genome shotgun sequence:
- the LOC101601290 gene encoding E2F-associated phosphoprotein-like, with the protein MSVDESGGLQDDYDPYAVEEPSDEELALSSSEDEVDVLLHGTPDQKRKLIRECLTGESESSSEDEFEKEMEAELNSTIKTMEEKLSSLGTGSSSGNGKVGGVLTKYYDEIYFDSDSEDEDRTVTKKKKKKRHRILTNDELLYDPEKDNRDQAWVDAQTRGYHGFGLQRPCQRQQPVPNSDAVLNCPACMTTLCLDCQRHESYKTQYRAMFVMNCSVNKEEILRYKNPASRKKRRVYKKMKSSQEPPSQQAETEVEEIYHPVMCTECSTEVAVYDKDEVFHFFNVLASHS; encoded by the coding sequence AGGGCTCCAGGATGACTACGACCCCTATGCGGTGGAAGAGCCGAGCGACGAGGAGCTGGCGTTGAGCAGTTCTGAAGATGAAGTGGATGTGCTTTTACATGGAACTCCAGATCAGAAACGAAAACTCATCAGAGAATGTCTTACTGGAGAAAGTGAGTCATCTAGTGAAGatgaatttgaaaaagaaatggaagctgAATTAAATTCCACCATAAAAACAATGGAGGAGAAGTTATCCTCTCTGGGAACAGGGTCTTCCTCAGGAAATGGGAAAGTTGGAGGGGTCCTGACGAAATACTACGATGAGATATATTTTGATTCTGATTCTGAAGATGAAGACAGAACAGTgaccaagaagaaaaagaagaaacgcCACAGAATCTTGACGAATGATGAATTACTCTATGATCCTGAGAAAGATAACAGAGATCAGGCCTGGGTGGATGCACAAACAAGGGGTTATCATGGATTTGGATTACAGAGGCCATGCCAACGACAACAGCCTGTTCCAAATAGTGATGCTGTCTTGAATTGCCCTGCCTGTATGACTACATTGTGTCTTGATTGCCAAAGACATGAATCCTACAAAACTCAGTATAGAGCAATGTTTGTGATGAATTGTTCTGTCAACAAAGAAGAGATTCTCCGATACAAAAACCCAGCGAGCAGGAAGAAAAGGCGAGTATATAAGAAGATGAAATCTAGTCAGGAACCTCCTTCACAACAGGCTGAGACAGAAGTGGAAGAAATCTATCACCCAGTCATGTGCACAGAATGTTCCACTGAAGTGGCAGTCTATGACAAGGATGAAGTCTTTCACTTCTTCAACGTTTTGGCGAGTCATTCTTAA